One window of Nymphaea colorata isolate Beijing-Zhang1983 chromosome 1, ASM883128v2, whole genome shotgun sequence genomic DNA carries:
- the LOC116254680 gene encoding protein-tyrosine-phosphatase PTP1-like: MTSKQVGRCQGIYALEGQQVLALLMAMNVVFTDGRYNGSTLSIMGRNPVLGKVREIPVISGTGAFRMARGYAIIRTLWVDSKTRDATVQYDVVVVHRCVPIPMYGYIAILVVHCFPVDDSRVVLDSSNDNKLMGNGYINASFIRPASGGNLSCFIATQGPLPETVEDFWEMVVKCGDYFHPEEGSRQFGKICVTTKHMKICVTSLVLRYMEVNNQESNAAPLPVLYLQYPHWPNHGEPVDTRAVRYHLPGELGPLVVHCRKDRAFCTILHTIQLTGYMSAVDLDKTIIGFRSQRIGMVQTKVKAYVNYSFLSVFSELFVRGAYLSFILVYILSDKL, encoded by the exons ACGCGTTGGAGGGGCAGCAGGTTCTGGCGCTGTTGATGGCCATGAACGTAGTGTTCACGGATGGGAGGTATAACGGCAGCACCCTCAGCATCATGGGCCGGAACCCGGTGCTTGGCAAGGTGAGGGAGATACCGGTTATCAGCGGCACCGGCGCCTTCCGGATGGCCCGCGGCTATGCCATAATCAGGACGCTTTGGGTCGACAGCAAAACCCGCGATGCCACCGTGCAGTACGATGTGGTCGTAGTGCACCG GTGTGTCCCCATACCCATGTATGGTTACATTGCCATACTGGTAGTCCACTGTTTCCCAG TTGATGATTCAAGAGTTGTTCTTGACTCAAGTAACGATAACAAGTTGATGGGAAATGGATATATCAATGCAAGCTTCATCAGg CCTGCATCTGGTGGGAACCTTTCTTGCTTTATAGCTACACAAGGTCCTTTACCAGAAACTGTTGAGGATTTCTGGGAAATG GTGGTGAAGTGTGGTGACTATTTCCATCCTGAGGAAGGTTCTAGGCAATTTGGGAAGATTTGTGTCACCACAAAGCATATGAAGATATGTGTTACTTCCTTAGTGTTGCGCTACATGGAGGTCAATAATCAAGAG TCAAATGCTGCGCCGCTTCCTGTACTGTATTTGCAGTATCCTCATTGGCCTAATCATGGAGAGCCTGTTGATACTCGAGCTGTTCGTTATCATCTTCCTGGAGAGCTGGGTCCTTTGGTtgtgcattgcag GAAGGACCGTGCATTTTGTACCATCCTTCACACAATCCAACTGACTGGTTACATGTCAGCCGTTGATCTTGACAAAACAATCATTGGGTTCAGATCACAGCGAATTGGAATGGTCCAGACAAAGGTAAAAGCTTACGTGAACTATTCTTTTCTCAGTGTGTTCTCCGAGTTGTTTGTGAGAGGTGCATACTTGAGTTTCATCCTG GTTTATATCCTCTCGGACAAGCTATAG